In Methylocystis echinoides, one genomic interval encodes:
- a CDS encoding transglycosylase SLT domain-containing protein, protein MIRASRETDVPLAVLYAVALTETGQRGALHAYAMNIHGRPSFNATLADALSTFDQARRQGESLVDIGCMQINYRYHGKQFASVEEMFDPGKNVDYAARFLASLHKKEGSWTATVARYHAGPGNAPAQRTYVCAVIRNMVASGFGAWTEAAMAFCGP, encoded by the coding sequence ATGATCCGCGCGTCCCGCGAGACCGACGTGCCGCTCGCCGTTCTCTACGCCGTCGCGCTTACCGAGACCGGCCAACGCGGCGCGCTGCACGCCTACGCGATGAACATCCACGGGCGCCCCTCTTTCAACGCGACGCTCGCCGACGCGCTTTCGACATTCGACCAGGCGCGTCGACAGGGCGAGAGCCTCGTCGACATTGGCTGCATGCAGATCAACTACCGTTATCACGGAAAACAGTTCGCCTCGGTCGAAGAAATGTTCGATCCGGGGAAGAATGTCGACTATGCGGCGCGATTCCTCGCATCCTTGCACAAGAAGGAAGGCAGCTGGACGGCGACAGTCGCGCGCTACCACGCCGGGCCCGGCAATGCGCCCGCCCAGCGCACGTATGTCTGCGCCGTCATTCGCAACATGGTCGCAAGCGGCTTTGGCGCCTGGACAGAGGCGGCCATGGCCTTCTGCGGCCCGTAG
- the motA gene encoding flagellar motor stator protein MotA, whose protein sequence is MSFVIGLIVTMGCMLGGFAALGGHLIVLWQPWEFVIIMGSALGTFIVANPIKVIKDTGKAIVQAILEKTPKRRDYLDILGLLHALMRELRSKSRTEVEGHIDAPNESALFTAFPNVLKNPEITTFICDYCRLYIIGNVKTFEIEALIDEEISAIKQDKLKPYHALTAIGDGLPALGIVAAVLGVIKAMGALDQSPELLGGLIGAAMVGTFAGIFVSYGIMTPLAYKVKVARTKDCHVFLIIKQTLLAFMNGALPQVAIEHGRKSIPAYDRPSIDEVENETINGGAAAAEAA, encoded by the coding sequence ATGAGCTTCGTCATTGGTCTCATCGTAACGATGGGCTGCATGCTTGGCGGCTTTGCAGCGCTCGGCGGCCATCTGATTGTCCTTTGGCAGCCCTGGGAATTCGTCATCATCATGGGTTCCGCGCTCGGGACCTTCATTGTCGCGAACCCGATCAAGGTCATCAAGGACACGGGCAAGGCCATCGTTCAGGCGATCCTCGAGAAGACCCCGAAGCGGCGCGATTACCTCGACATTCTAGGCCTTCTTCACGCCTTGATGCGCGAATTGCGCAGCAAGTCCCGCACCGAGGTCGAGGGCCATATCGACGCGCCCAACGAATCTGCGCTTTTCACAGCATTTCCAAATGTCTTGAAAAATCCCGAGATCACGACGTTCATTTGCGACTATTGCCGGCTTTACATCATCGGCAATGTGAAGACCTTCGAGATCGAGGCGCTGATCGACGAGGAAATCTCCGCCATTAAGCAGGACAAGCTGAAACCCTATCATGCGCTGACCGCAATCGGCGACGGCCTGCCGGCGCTCGGCATTGTCGCGGCGGTGCTCGGCGTCATCAAGGCGATGGGCGCGCTCGATCAGTCTCCGGAACTGCTCGGCGGCCTCATCGGCGCCGCCATGGTCGGCACATTCGCCGGCATCTTCGTCTCTTATGGAATCATGACGCCGCTCGCCTACAAGGTGAAGGTGGCCCGCACCAAGGATTGTCACGTCTTCTTGATCATCAAGCAGACTTTGCTCGCCTTCATGAATGGGGCGCTGCCGCAGGTCGCGATCGAACATGGGCGCAAGTCCATTCCGGCCTATGATCGGCCATCGATCGACGAAGTCGAGAATGAAACCATCAACGGCG
- a CDS encoding flagellar motor protein MotB has protein sequence MSHNGPPIIVKKKVEAEEEHHGGVWKLAFADFMTAMMAFFLVMWLINSTSKETKAVIVQYFNPLQLVDVTKAHKGLRDPATGSEGKSAINPPVPQKQGNGEPKDSEAALQRDPLQALDAIAQEEPRPNARPASAPRDPFDRSLKKEMRPAAESGPAEDPLSHEKPNPKQSPAAAGEAAAMASALQTDIEKIAAQEAHAPKVEVKQTDEGLLISLTDDANFSMFDVGSIKPKPQLVRIIGEIGKILAARKGAVELRGHTDARSYMGKNYDNWRLSSDRATVVNYMLVRGGLPAARVERIIGFAERRPKNAKDPLSPVNRRIEILLRGAER, from the coding sequence ATGAGTCACAACGGACCCCCGATCATCGTCAAGAAAAAGGTGGAAGCCGAAGAGGAGCATCACGGCGGCGTGTGGAAGCTCGCTTTCGCGGATTTTATGACCGCAATGATGGCCTTTTTTCTGGTCATGTGGCTCATCAACTCGACGTCCAAGGAAACGAAGGCGGTCATCGTTCAGTATTTCAATCCCCTCCAGCTCGTCGACGTGACCAAGGCGCACAAGGGTCTTCGCGATCCCGCGACGGGCTCGGAGGGAAAGAGCGCGATCAATCCGCCCGTGCCTCAAAAACAGGGGAACGGCGAGCCCAAGGATTCGGAGGCGGCGCTGCAGCGGGACCCATTGCAGGCGCTCGACGCGATCGCGCAGGAGGAGCCGCGGCCCAATGCGCGGCCGGCCTCAGCGCCGCGCGATCCGTTCGACCGTTCTCTCAAAAAGGAGATGCGCCCGGCCGCAGAGTCGGGGCCGGCCGAAGATCCGCTTTCGCACGAAAAGCCCAATCCGAAGCAGAGTCCGGCCGCCGCGGGCGAAGCTGCGGCGATGGCGAGCGCGCTTCAGACAGATATCGAGAAGATCGCGGCGCAAGAGGCGCACGCGCCGAAGGTGGAGGTCAAGCAGACGGATGAAGGCCTGCTGATCAGTCTCACTGACGACGCGAATTTTTCGATGTTCGACGTCGGCTCCATCAAGCCGAAGCCGCAGCTCGTGCGAATCATCGGCGAGATCGGCAAAATTCTCGCCGCGAGAAAGGGCGCGGTGGAGCTCAGGGGCCACACCGACGCGCGCTCTTACATGGGCAAGAACTACGACAATTGGCGCCTCTCGAGCGATCGCGCGACGGTGGTCAATTACATGCTGGTGCGCGGCGGCCTGCCGGCGGCGCGCGTCGAGCGGATCATCGGCTTCGCGGAGCGGCGGCCAAAGAACGCCAAGGATCCGCTGTCGCCTGTCAACCGTCGGATCGAGATTCTGCTGCGCGGAGCCGAGCGATGA
- a CDS encoding flagellar hook-length control protein FliK, whose amino-acid sequence MTNPLSDAMGSAMLSLLQAGRIAPDSGANPQDAPAGGDFGRLLDNLSDKTDAPPADAEEEMAAPLTNASPFSLRFLLTADASPETAAAIPLVDAALAAPIESAPSHEEEDGRAAQEARAEGPQGVFLAPAAPLPPLQTPPPPPPPATAQLSAAQPGSAEAPDAAAVAPAPARALAQPLAAQQLAPAPQSVAQPTSRSAAFLSPPAPPASGASPSGTDAGAAREPSLDHVQGPAVAIPDKQRRLQDAGDIATPRELSEPRQDGGEGRETPNVSSSDAREDRAAAAPVEGISIKLAPSSELAPSPLLKINVGEIVTHLPVVVAQTLVASPGADSAGADASAAGHTAAPTFEKPAEVVKILRFQVEPAALGTIAVRMRVTHAKVEIQLDAESPRTSTLLMDARDNLTSAIGETGMTLESFKVNLSPPVSAAASGQDRAGVDDQTARFASQRGFDNDQRSDQRRQHQSPARQRQRRDETPAQTGPLGVIL is encoded by the coding sequence ATGACGAACCCTTTGAGCGACGCCATGGGCAGCGCCATGCTGTCCTTGCTGCAAGCCGGACGCATCGCGCCGGACAGCGGCGCCAATCCGCAGGACGCCCCGGCGGGCGGCGACTTTGGCCGCCTCCTCGACAATCTGAGCGACAAGACCGACGCGCCGCCAGCCGACGCGGAGGAGGAGATGGCGGCGCCGCTGACGAATGCATCGCCTTTCTCGCTGCGCTTCTTGCTGACCGCCGACGCGTCGCCTGAAACGGCCGCCGCAATCCCCTTGGTGGACGCAGCCCTGGCGGCGCCGATCGAGTCCGCGCCTTCGCATGAAGAAGAAGATGGCCGCGCCGCGCAAGAGGCGCGCGCCGAGGGGCCGCAGGGCGTATTCTTAGCGCCGGCCGCACCGCTTCCTCCGCTTCAGACGCCCCCGCCCCCCCCTCCACCCGCGACGGCGCAGCTTTCCGCCGCTCAGCCCGGCTCTGCGGAGGCGCCTGATGCGGCCGCCGTCGCGCCGGCGCCGGCGCGCGCCCTGGCGCAGCCGCTCGCTGCGCAACAGTTGGCCCCTGCGCCACAATCGGTGGCGCAGCCAACGAGCCGGTCTGCGGCGTTCCTGTCCCCGCCAGCCCCGCCGGCGTCCGGCGCGTCTCCATCCGGGACGGACGCCGGCGCGGCGAGGGAGCCGTCGCTCGACCATGTGCAGGGTCCCGCCGTCGCCATCCCGGATAAGCAGCGGCGCCTGCAAGACGCCGGGGATATTGCGACGCCAAGGGAGCTTTCTGAGCCGAGGCAGGACGGCGGGGAAGGGCGCGAGACGCCCAATGTCTCATCGAGCGACGCGCGAGAAGACCGCGCCGCGGCCGCGCCGGTCGAGGGCATATCCATCAAACTGGCGCCGTCGTCGGAACTTGCTCCCTCGCCGCTTTTGAAGATCAACGTCGGCGAGATCGTCACGCACCTGCCTGTCGTTGTCGCGCAAACGCTGGTCGCGTCGCCCGGCGCCGACAGCGCGGGCGCCGACGCGTCGGCCGCTGGCCACACCGCGGCGCCGACGTTCGAAAAGCCTGCGGAGGTTGTGAAGATTTTGAGGTTCCAGGTCGAGCCGGCGGCGCTTGGAACGATCGCCGTCAGGATGCGGGTGACGCATGCAAAAGTCGAGATTCAGCTCGACGCGGAATCCCCAAGGACATCGACTTTGCTCATGGACGCGCGCGACAATCTCACCTCGGCGATCGGCGAGACAGGCATGACGCTCGAGTCCTTCAAGGTCAATCTGAGTCCGCCTGTCTCAGCTGCTGCGTCCGGGCAGGATCGCGCGGGCGTTGACGATCAAACGGCGCGTTTTGCGTCACAGCGCGGATTCGACAATGACCAAAGATCCGATCAGCGTCGGCAGCATCAGTCGCCGGCCCGCCAGCGGCAGAGGCGCGACGAGACGCCTGCTCAGACTGGGCCTCTTGGCGTTATTTTGTAA